The nucleotide window TTGATTTGTTGTTACTTGGCCGTTAGATGTGATATTGACTTTTATTTCTTTGTTATGTCCTTTGTTGTTAGTAGTTTTAATTGTTAGTTCTAAATAGTCCATGTTTTTGATATCTTCTGAATCCATCATAAATGTAGATGAGTATTCTAAAAGATAGTTATTATTTTTTAAACCATTGTTGGGTTTACCATTGAAATTTATATTGGTATAAGTACCATCTTTTTTATGTAAAACACCATTAATTGTTATAGATTCGATATCTTCAAGAAAAGTAGCATTAATATTAAGATTCAGATAACTAGTTCCAAAACCCATATTACTTTCTTGAAAGCTAGCACCATTGATAATTATCTGTTCATTAGTGTTGATATTTGTAGAACTGAGTAAACTTCCAAATAATCCTATTGATAAAACTAAAAATGTGATTATCGGCACTATCCAAAATTTATTCATCTAAATTACCCCCTCACTTAAATCTGACTTGTTTTGAAATGCTAATATTCCTGCAATAATTAAACAAATGGCTGGTATTAATCCTATAATTAAATATCCTGTGATTAGTAAGAATATTGCACATATAATATATTGTGTTGCTGCGATTTTCATGTTATATTTCTCTATTACAATTCCAAAAACTGCAAAAACACTAGTAAGTAAACCAAAACCCAGAAAGGTCAAAGGAACATTTAAACTTGAACCACTAAAAGCATACATAAAACCGACAAAAAAATAACCTATAAAAGAAAAAAATATTCCTAATATAATCCCAACAACTGCCAATTTAGCAGACTTATGAAAATAGTTATTAGAACTTTTTTTAGCTTCATTACTCTCAATATCAGCACATCTAACTCCACAATTGGGACATATTTCAGCCTTTTCATGAATTTTAGAACCACATGTAACACAAAATTTCGTATTACTCTCATTTAAATAATCATCTGTTGTCATGACTAATCCTCCTTACATATTTTCAAATATTTTTAATAATTTAATTCATTAGATTTATTAGTAATTTATACAAAAACCTTTATTTATAAGTTTGGTGTGTATTTGGTAAAAATATATATTAATTTGGTGTTAATGATTATAATATTTTATAAGACTTTATTAGTAATATGGATAAAGAACTTATTGATGCAATTTCATATGTACAAATGTCAAAATACCGAATGAAAGTATTGATTGACCTTAAAGATGGATTAAAAATACCTTCAATAATTGCTGAGTCAACAGATATAAGGATTAACCATATTAGTCGTACATTGAAGGAATTGAAAGATAAAAACCTTGTTATTGTTTTAAATCCTGAAAAAACTCAAGGAAGACTATATCAGATTAGCGACTTAGGAAAACAAGTATTAGAACATATATATTAACTCCTCATTTCATAAATTATTCTTTTATAGTAGACTTATATCTTATAAAATATATTTTACAAAAATAATATTTAAATATATGGTTATATAATGAAAAAATAAAGGTTATATGCCGAGTTTTAGATGGTCGCCAGTACTTTATAAAAAGATAACTTATTTATTATTCATGAAAAAAGAAGTAGTTGATGCTTTATCTTATACAAGGTTATCTGAACATAGAACAAAAACACTTTTAGCTATTGGTGATGAAGTTGTGCTTCCAAAAGATATTTCTAAAAAAACTGGATATAGGGCCACACATACAAGTAGAAGTATAAAACAATTAATTGAAGCAGGACTAGTTAAATGTTTAAATCCTGAAAAAATTAAAGGTAGACTTTTCGTTACAACAGACCTTGGAAAAGAAGTTATAAAATACATAAGGTAGTATCCTTTTCAATTTTTACAAAAAACTAAAAAATAAATAAAATTGTTTTAAAAAATTTCTTTAAAGCTTTATTTGGAAACGTTTCCATGAGTATAAAATGAAAAAGAGATTTTTCTGAACATTGTATATGTAATATCTGAATTGATTTTGGTTTTTTAGAGTTATGTATTGTTTAGTGGAAACGTTTCTTTATGTTGAAAAACAATAATCAATTGAGACCACTCCGTAATAGTGATTTTTAAAGAATTCTTCATGCTTATTTTGGGATATAAATATAAATAAATAACTTATTTTAAATTTAAAAGAATTAAAACATTTTTCATCAAATCAAAATTAAACAAGTTAAAATACAATAGCATTAATAAAATAATTAAATTTGGCATTAATTAGGTTATATTATCGAAGCAATACGGATATTGTTTTCCCATTTCTCGTTTCACTATAAAAAAAGAGATTATAATCAAAAGAATATGTGGATTATTTTTCTAATATAAATACATAAAAACTATAAAAAACCTTATCAAAATATGTAAAAACCTCCTTAAACAATAATAAAGCATCAATAATGGAAAAATAAGCATATATTTAATAATAAATTAGTATTGAATGATGTATTCTTTAATATAGGTAATTTTTTAGGTAATAATCAAGTCAATAGCTAAAATGTTGGATTATTGGATAAATAGTAATATATAAAACATTTTGATTACAATCTCTTTTTTATAATGAAACAAAAATATCTGAAAAAATAGCTTATGTCTAAAAATAGGTATCTTAAAATGTATATTTTTTTTAATTAAGTAATTGAATAAAAGTTTTGATAAGTAGAGCGGATATTGAATTTCAATGGAATAAAAATAAAAAGCCAAATTTATTATATAACAACTAATTTTAATCTGTTGCATTAAATTAAAAATATATGTTATCTTAAAAAAATTTTATAAAAAGTTGGTTTTAATTGCAGTGATTGAAAGTTAATTGCAATTATGATTTTGCAAATAGAAAAAGGAATATTCAACTTTTATTTCAAAAATAAACTAATAATATTGCTTTATTATTTATTATATATTATAATTGTATAAAAAATATAAGGTATGTGAGGTAGTTAATATTGTTATTAACCCCCCATATTCTCCAAGACAAATACAATCAGTTCCATGGAGGAACTTCAATATCGTCATGATGATTATTTATATTCAAACCATCTATTGGAGAATCTTCATCTAAAAACTCTTTAATTTCCTCTCCAGCCTCTGATATGATTTCTTCTCTATCAATATCATTAAAATCAAGAGTATTCTGCTCAAAATCAACATCATCAGATAACACATAGAAATTCAAGGGTCCTTCTTTATGATTTATTTTTATACTCCCTAAATCTCTTAACTCCTTAAAATATGTATAAATGCTTCTTTTTTGGAGTTTAATAGAACCTAATTCATGATAATCAGCTACAGTAAACCCTTCTTCAGCTATATTTCCATTATTAACCCAAACATCAAAATTATTCTGCAAATCTTTGAGAATATTTAATGCTTTTGGAGAAATATTTAGTTTTATACCATCAATATTCTCATTTAATAAGCTAAGAAATAGCTGCAAATCTTCTAAACTAACGTAAATTACTTTTCTACCATTATGCTCATAAACTGTCTTTTTATAATAGTTTAAAGCACAAATAACTTTTAAAATATTCTCATATTTAGAAATATCTCTTTTAAAAGTTGGAGAATCCTTAAACATATCCATAATAACCTCTATATAAGGGTTGATTATTTCAATTTTCATGTCGCCTTCAGGGGTTCTAAAAATATCTCGTAAATGACAGACTATATCTTTAATCTTTTTAACTTCATTTTGATACATTTTAAGCTTATTAAAAGTTTCTCCTTTAAATCCTAAAATTCTGTACCTTTTTTCGAATGATTGCTGATTATCAATTCTTGGAGAAATAAATATACTTCTACTTTTATCCTGGTCATCAAAACAGTAATTTGGAACAGTTGTATATGTTAATGCTGGCTTTCCTATTAATTCTAAATCTCTTGGAATCCATTCTCCTTCAAATTGAACAAGAATAGGTTTATTTAGGTAAGCATCACTTTGCAATTCTTTCATCAGTGCTTTAGAGTTTTCAGTCTCTTCATGAGAATTTTCTCCCCCTAAATCACCATAATCCACAATTTTTCCATCATAAAAATATGGATTTTGTTGTGAACGTCTGAATATTGCTGCTTCACTAACTAACTTCTCCATAATAATAAAGTATTCAGGAATCATTGTAAAAGCGGTTTTTTTAATATGGTCTTTACCAGTTGAACCATCACCAACATATATAATACTTATTGGTAAACCGAATATCACTTGACAACAGTAAGCTAAGAATGATTGTAATATATTAATTTCTTCCCCTGCAGTTAACCACCCAATTAGACTTTTAATCCATATAAGTGGCATGTCAATATCTTTATAAAAATTCCCTGCCTCAGTCTTCTTTAACTCTAATGACTCTTTTTTTCTTTTCTTTTCATTCTCTTTATTGAGTTTTTCTGTCTTGATGTTTTTTTCAAAAAGCTTTTGAGCATTTTCTTTAAATTCATCAAAACGTTTAATAAGAATTTCTTTTTTAAGTTCATTTTCAGGGTCTAAAGACTTGACAATTTCTTTCCCTATATTAGTTTTAATAGTTAATGATGAAGGCTTTTCACCATAATTCTCAAAATATTCATTACCATTCCTTTTAAATATATATTTTGCCTTTTTTCCATTAGGTTCAATTAATAAACTTATTTCATCTGTTAATTTGATGTTCATCTTACATTTTACATTTTCGTTTTCTAAATTATTCTTCTTTCTTTTATTCATTTTCATATAACTCTCATACTATCACCATTACTACCACACCGCAACATCGCCCTGAAGTGGTATTTTAAAGCTTACATCTTTTCTAGATTTCGCTACGGGCTTAATAAATTGCCTACAAATTTCTTATTTTATGAAAAAAAATAATATTTTGCATTCAACTACTGATAATATTTTTAGAATGGATTTCTTTCTAAAAAACTATCGTAAAATGCTATTATCTTATTTAATATATCTAGTTTGTATGAAATATTATTTGTTTGAATTCGAAAAATTAATATTATGAGGGTTTATCTACTGACGATTAAAGTTTTGTTAATGCTCTGCTACTGGAAAAATATTAATTAATGAATTTATTAATAGAAAATATTATTATACTTCTTTGAAATTAAAATACAGACAATTTGAAATTAATCAAATTATTCAATATATACATCATGACAATAACATTTAGTAACCAAATGTTACTATAATCTATTTAGAACTTTCTCATACAAATACTTTTTGCTTTTTGTAAATGAGTATAATAAACATCCATAAATATAAAACAATACTTTTAAAAAAATGATGTTACAAATAAACTATTAATGATACAAAATACAATACAAAAAGAAAAATGTCTAGGATATTAAGAAACTATTTCATTATTATTAATAAAATATCAACCAAACTCTTTAATCTCAATAATTTCATTTTCAAAATAATTAATCAATTTAAATAGTTAATATCTTTTTTTTGATAACATATTTATAAAAGATTGTTGAGAAATTTTAAGGATTATTTACCTATGTGGAAATAATTTAAGTTTTATAAGAGTTAAATATATAGATTATTTTTTTCAATTATATGAAACGAGGAATCGATTAAATTGAATATCATCAATAATAATAATTGAAATATAAAATATCCGAAATCTTCATCAAGAAAATAAAGAAAAAATATTTAAATAACAAAAATAAAATAATTTATTAGAAAGAGTTATATAAACAATCTCAAACTAAAATAGCTTTAAATTCTTCATTCTCAT belongs to Methanobrevibacter sp. TMH8 and includes:
- a CDS encoding winged helix DNA-binding protein, which translates into the protein MPSFRWSPVLYKKITYLLFMKKEVVDALSYTRLSEHRTKTLLAIGDEVVLPKDISKKTGYRATHTSRSIKQLIEAGLVKCLNPEKIKGRLFVTTDLGKEVIKYIR
- a CDS encoding MarR family transcriptional regulator — translated: MDKELIDAISYVQMSKYRMKVLIDLKDGLKIPSIIAESTDIRINHISRTLKELKDKNLVIVLNPEKTQGRLYQISDLGKQVLEHIY